Genomic segment of Benincasa hispida cultivar B227 chromosome 1, ASM972705v1, whole genome shotgun sequence:
TAAATTCTTAAGATGTAATTGGGAGAGGAAAGACATTAGTGACAAACAACTTTAGTTGATTGTGATTTTCATTTAGGCCTTTTGGATGAATGGTAATCTAACCCGACAATAAGTAGGAGATTCTATGCTTCTAGAACTTAAGTTTAAATCCACTCATTTTGATTTCCTCTCCATCGTAACATTACGATTTACATACTATATACTACTAATCAAAGGAGGGTATAAACCTAAACATAAAAGGCATAACAAATAATAGTGATAGCAAAGTTCTATACGAATTACTTGAGCCTTCAGGGTTGATGATAATTAACAAACCAATAACAAGTCCATACCTCTAGTACTTGCTGCTCTACAGAACGTTCACCAGTTGCAGCCTTCCCACCAGCTCTCCCTCCAACATGGGCAAGATAGCGCATAAGCATCTTTGTACTCTCCGTTTTACCAGCACCACTTTCCCCACTAACTAAAATTGACTGGCTGATACTTTCATTAATCATCTGTCTgcattttttgtcattttttaatttgtatgaaaaaaataaaacatttaattatttGCAAATGCACATATATAATATGTGGGAGTACCTATAAGCAGAATTTGCAATGGCAAAGGGATGCGGGCTCAGCTCACCTAAAGCTGCACCTTTATATTGTTGCATCATGTGATTATCATATAAATGAGGAAGTCTTCGAAAAGGATTTACGGCTATTAGTATACCTCCAGTATAGGTCTGTGGAATTGTAAAGAAGTTTTAGAACTAACCAGGTTAATACTTAAAACTTTATCATAAAGATGCATTACAACAGCTACATGGCATTCATAGAGCCAACAACAGCATGGCTCAACCCCTTTGCATAGGGACAATTAGAGTAATCATGAACGAGAGACACCACAAAGCAACATATCAAAAGCTCCCACCCGAGGAATGAATTTGCTCTAACAAGGAGGAAGAGTAGTGACTCACATAAATTTCATTAACATCGTAACGAGATTTTAAGTTCAGTAGAAGTCCCGGCTCATGCAAATAAGCTAGTTTTGTCATATCATCCACACCACAGGGCGGAAATTCAGGATCCTTTGGATAGACATTTGATGCTTTGACCTCAaccttttgaaaaaaagaagCATAACCATTAGAAATGGactcaattgtttattttgtataagcagacaattttttttttctttttttgatagTTGTGAGTGTCCAAACCAATTTATGCGCACCTCAACTAATCTTACAGGACAACCCACCTGaccctacaacatttgggtGTCAAAGAAACTCATAGGAAATTAATTCAATCCTAGGTAAGTGGCCACCATGGATTGTTTTGTATAGGCAGACAAGTACGATAAGTCACAAGTTAAGACACTATTTCAACTTATTGGCATTAATTAGATAAATTACAACGAAATTGTTGTTACAACATTAATCATCGTGGTTTTTTAAAAGatgaaataacaaaagaaaaatgcaaaataaCTTATTACTAGTATAGAAATTCCTTTCTGAACCAAGCTTCATAAAATAGTTCTACAAAACCTGTCCTAAGAAGACTCACTTAATCCACACCTCGGCATCCATCATTAAAAGCAGAAAACAGAGCTTCATGTATGTACAACACTAAATGTAGGGAAAATGGATAGAAaggaaattgaaaaagaagtaTAATCCTGTTATAAACAATTCCAACTGCGCAGTCAACAGTATCTAACAGTTAAATACagcaaataaaaaatgtaacatCCTGCGAAGTATCACTTACAGTAGCTCCTGATGTACAAAGTACTTTGATATCTTGACCATTAACTTCCACGACTTCCCCATCTAGCCAGGCTACCTCAGGATCCTCAATCCAAACAAGAGACCCAACCGCTAGATTTACTTGACCAGCCTGTCAGACGAATAAGATGTTTAATGTACCGAACATCGCAGGATCCTCCATTTAAGTGCCAATACAAACATATAAAATGGAATTGCAAAACATCCAAAATTATATTTCAACAGAAAGAATGAAGTCACCCTCGTCATCAACATTAAAGAGAAAATCCACATTGGACAAAAGAGAAAAGTAAGAAAATATTACAGGGGTAGGGAGGCGAGTCTAACACTTGATGCAGCATAAAAAGTTCAAATACAATACACGACACTGCTGTAAATGATTTCTGTACTGATTAAAAAATCTAGAAAGGCATGCATACAAATCATAACACAGAGTTGAAGACAATAACCAATgggttcaaatttcaaaattccatTTAAGCTTATCAGAGCTTGGAGACTTGGGGCGAGTCAGCTAAAGTAAGGCaggaaaaattaaagaaacaGAGTTCATTAAGTGGGATACCATTGTGGGGGGGATTCGATCAGCCACAGATCCAAGGTCGAGGTAGCGAATCCCAAGCGAAACGCCCTAACGAGGAAAAATCAATAGGCAATACCATGAGACGAGAGAATCCTTTTTAGGGATTCCTCCCCAACCTAACAGGGTTCAGAACCGAATGCAGATGGAAAAGGGTGAGCTCTGCTTGGCCAGGCATTGTCGTTCGTTGGAGAAACCATGAAAAAGGGGTTATGAGGGGATTGAAGGAGAAGAGTTTCGTTGTGCTCAGTGGAGGAAAATTGATGGATTGAGGAGGAATGGAGGTTGAAGTTGGGAGGCTAATGAGCCGACATTGATGAGGAAATGGCAATGGCAATGAGGGAGGATGGTGGAGGTGAAAGAAAGGAGTGCCGTCGGCGGAAATGGTGTTGCTCCGGCGAGTGCTGCGGGATTGGAAGAGAAGGTTTTGGGGGGAGAAAAGAGAAGAGGATTGAGAATTGGGAATTGTTCCGGCGGGTAGGCAGCGGGTGGCGTTCGGGATTTTGTCGAATAAAGTTGATACATCTATACTGAAATGTAACGCCCTCAACAATATTTATTCTAAGTTTTACTCTAActatattattttcttctcaatatatatattgtttatgaaagtttgtccttttcacCAAATTCTATTTTCTCAATCATCAGCATCTTCATTTATCTTATCTCAAAAAGGGGGGAAATCATCGGTGCAGCTCACATCCATGTATCCCTAAGagcaaaattacaaaaatatattttattttaaaagagtttGACATCTACAAATTGTGATGGAATACTTAAATGAGTTATATAAACATAATTGTAGCTCAGAATCCACCAACGTATATATATACTCAACTTGTAATGTTATgttgtaaattaattaattaattaattaaaaaacctTTAAAAGTTGTGCTTAACAAGTATTTGCACTTCTAAAATGGTCCAACagattttaaagtttttttaatagattttataaagtttgaaagggatatattttattttcaggTATAGAACCATCAAtagaaatatttacaaatataacaaattttgtTATCTATGTATTATAGACatcgatagactactatcatctatcacttatagacacTTGCACGAATAGGTATATAAGTGTCCgtcaatattttattatatttgaaaaaacttTCAGCAATTTGACATTTAAagtaattttcttaaatttttcatttaacctatcaaacattcttttttaagttcatatttattagatatataactAAAAAGTAGTGTTATTATTAGATACATGAGATATATcagatatttttaaatttaaaaaaaaaaataaaaaataaaaaataatattggaTACAATATCAACCATTGGAAGTTtgtatttgtaattttaaaaatttataaatatattagacATCTTTTAAGATTTTAGACAAGTCATTAAACACAACAAAGTTTAAATGCtacatgtttattatttttatatgaaaatgtttgcttttcatatatatatgaagcaAATAATGATACAAGAATATAATCTACGGGTTATATATGAGATATCAAAACTCCAACTACTAGCAAGTATCCCAATAAAATTTGTTCGGAAAtcaataaaacaaactcttaaACGTGTGAGATTCATTTGGTGTTTATATTTATTACGCATTTAAAGTGTATTTAAAGTTACGTTTAAAACGATTGAAAACTAATAATGATTATACTATCAACCTAGTGGTTTGATGTTCGATTccccaccccacactttaattacaatacattttccaaaaaaaaaaaaaaaacgaataatGATAATGTAAAAGGTGGTTTCCAATTGATTTTATTGTTTACTTTTGTAATAAAATGCGGGTCCAtcttgaaatttgtaatcaagTTGTGTCatctaattgaaaaataaaatgtgttAAATCCAATTACAATTGAATTACGTGAGATCCCCTATCTTTACTGTTATCACTACATATATCATTGTAAcagtatgaaaattatgaatctgTCACATTTATTGTGTTATTGTTATGATGTTATTGTCATGGtcaaacaataacaataaaatgtgataaattcataattttaggtAAATGCaatcaaattacattttttgCAGACCTATTACGATTAATTCatcaacaaaatattatttcaattatactAATTTTCATTACAGTTTGATAAACACGGTCTAAATGTAATTCCTCCCCAAAGTTAATTAATGAAAActcatttttaagtaaaatgttccaatcaaaaataaattatttgcaGTTCACTTTTATATGTGTTTTGACATTACTTCATAAAATGAGATAATTTGGAATTGGAAAGATGGAATATATGGCACGTCCTTAGTTGTGATCACAATAAATTCATTCACCTAGAACGATATAAACatgtattaaagaaaaaaagactgAAAAGTGTATTGGAGTATAATTTATAACTATAGACATTCGCTCGATAGATttacaataatattaattatgatCCTATGAAATAATACTCATAATAAATATCTAGATAATTTATTGACATATTCCAGAGGTCAAGGGCCTAtaagatgaaaatttgaaattttagaaatgtattaaatatttctaaaatttataaactaacATAGATCCGTTTGAGATTGTTGTACATTTTAGAATAATTGTAGTTGTAATCTGCTataaaatgaagtaaaaattgGCTATGATTATtggtaaattaatactaaattgaTGTAATCTAGTTATATGAATCAAAGTAGGGTAATTGTTTCCACAATATTTGTCTAGataattaatttgtaatttattttagaatttatatgattaaattccaactaatttcatttaatctaaataatttgataaaagttttaatatatatatttatttatttatttatttatttatttaggcaAATGACTAAAAACAATTCTTATaaacaatgaattaattaaaattaaaaaatatatgtaataaAATTCACAAATATAAAAAcgatattattataatatatttagttAAATGGTTAGGAAATTAGCAAATTTTTAGGAAAGCTAGCATATATCAGCTTTTACATAAAATTAGAAAGTGgttttattaaatcaataaataatttattttaccaAAAAGTTAGatacttaaattttttttataatcacattttataatttaaaattagaaacgtAATCTAAACGAAACCtacattcaaatttaaatatatgaaaattttccaCTTCACACACGGAAAGAGAGAGAACAATAATTCAAGTCTAACAAGTTAAAgagttttataaaaaaataaataaataaagatccgagtatttttttaagattaaaatcTAAGAGTTTAGAGATTGTAATTTACCAATAACATTAATGGATTATGAGGGCAAAGTTGGAAATACGGATAAAAAGGGGCACTTTCCCTCCAACAATTCCGGTAAAAAGTGGACCTCTGAGATGATAGCCCCCCATAAAAAGTTAATGGTCCAGATCTTCCCCTGCCCCATTAGCCATTTTCTTAATAAAGATTGCTCCAACATTCTCGGGATgcctttttagtttttagttccATTTATTTAATCTAACAATAAAATCCGATCACGTTCTCTCGCAACTTTGCAACTTCTAtagttcttttaaaaaataaaacataataataataataataataaattgaaatattagTCACGTCTCTATATTTTAGATttattcaatttcatttttttatatatttttaaaagtcgAATTTCGATTTTTGACtctcaataaatcttaatttagtattttattattaatttttaaatttttattattatcatctaTTAGTATTTGATAAACTTTGATAAAGTTAAATTgataagatttaaaattttaaaagtaagaataaaaataatattctaacattttattttttttatataagagAAAGGGGAAAGAAAAACTTTGCTACAAGTATGGTCCATTGACCAAGGCGCCAAACTATGCTAAAAATAAATACGTTATCATTATTGAGCTTTCACGAAAATATTAAATTTCGTGATTTTCTAAAATAACATATGAGAACttggttttttttccctttctattTTACGTTATTTGAAAAACTACATTATGGCATAATAAAGTATTGCCTtccatgatttttcatttttgaccTATCAATTTGTAAcgttaattttattattaatatttaaataaatttaatgatttttcaGAGAGTATTTTTATTTGAGAGATTTGAATTTCTAttcttgaataaaaaaaatataattcgAAAATAATAATACcttgttttttttcctaaaaataaaataatggtgAGAGtaatcaataaatattaaaagacccatgtgcaaaaaaaaaaaaaaatgaaaaaaaactatatccatttataagaaaaaagttttaaaaaataattgtataACCATATTTTAAAGCATACATAACTTTGAGgtcttaattttataaaaatatcaataaaaatgataGAAATATACGTACACCTTTCAAACAAATTAATATATTGATTATTgctatataataattaatttttttattacaattttagaaatgtttaaGTTTTATCTCATATCCACTAAATTAGTAGATTTTAAACGAGTTTCTTTTTAATCTAACTAATAAAGTCATTAGTTTTAGAGATTTATATATTGTTGTCATATTTACGTGATTGTAAAATTAATGACTTCTCCGTATACTTTATTATGGTTAGTGTTATCAAATAATACtaatttgtatttaataaaagatAGGGCTAGACTAAAGTATAGATTTTATTACAAGAGGTTGAATTTCTTCCCTAAAAGAAAGATTTCCATGACTCATCTTATGCATCTACCTtaaatatataagatataaaaGACAACCCATCAATTAATttactttagaaaaaaaagtaataaaattcaATTCTTCTTTTCATCGTTACGGTATCTACAGCATCTTGAGCCATATGCATCATATGCTCTCCCGTCtataaagtaaattaatttaatagaaaaGTTAGTCTCTCCTGAAAACGATGGTTGAAAATAAGACTTAAACCGTGTGTATAGGGAGAACCTGTtggagaaaattgaaaatttcttGCTTAGTTTCGAGGATAGACTCCTTGGCAGATTTTGCAGTATTGGTTGCCTTGTCACATGCCTTGTTTGTTGCTTCCTTTCCTGATTTGATCCATTCTTTAGTCTTTGCCTTGAACCCATCATCacattcttaaaattttaattgaaaaacactttttacaTCGTTATACATCATCATTCAAACAAAGCTCTCGTAATCTTAGTTTTTCCAAATAAAGATTAATCCCAATATAGTTATTTGAAACAATAGCATAAATTATTGAACAAGAAAAGATTGAAAAGATATTATTTTGCAGTCAATATTATTTCTACTTGgttcttttcatattttaatttctgttaaacataaacaaatgaaattgaACCCACCCACCATACCCTACCAAATAAAGTTTTTGAGTATAAATaactaaagaagaaaataatacttctcaaaatatatatatatatattcaatggattatatattaaaaaaattgatagaatttCAAAGGAAAATATACATCAGAGTTGGacttcatttgaaataatttgtgAGTTTTGGTAAAGTTATTTCTTATTTGATGATTGATTTTGTGCATTGATTAAACataattttgtaatttcatcatgaatgtaatttttattgtttgagtttaatttctttttggcACCAATTATTTTGTAGGAGTTCGATTGAGTGTATATGATATGGATACAACATATagttttcaatttaatccctaaCATATGGTTACACACCACAAATTATCCATAGTTTTCAACCACATGAAAAAGCTCACTCACATTCTCCTTAGTATATCATATAATTCATTCAATACGGTACAATGACAACTAAATTGAAGTTACTATAGATAAATAAGATATCATTTATCTTTTATCAATTGTGGGATTTTTCCGTTTTTTTAAAGTGAGATTTCAATAGGTTCATTCAAGATTCCTCTTTTGAGTTCACCATTCTTAGATTtgttttcaataaataaaaaaataaaaaaataaaccaaatacCCATTTAAATTTTACGGCCTCCCATACCATATAAGATAACACgagatttcatctcaaaatcttaatatttaattaccTATTTAGTCTTTAAGTTTTGAAGAATATATGTATTTAGTCCCCAAGCTCTAAAAATGTACCTTTTTAGTCCATAAGTTAATAAAAATAGGTTTATTTGGTTCTTGAGTATTCAAAATGTATCTTTTTAATCTATGAGTtcataaaaatatgtttaaaaggtTCTTAAagtattttttgtttgatttttaaaaaataactatatgatatttaaaactagaaaaaaaatagttttagaaaggatgagatttttaaaatttattcttctatcttaaaatataatataattattcaaaataataatataaagttatttgGAGGGCTTTCTAAATCTATTTTAGAAAATTCATGAACTAAAAAGACATAGTTTGAAAACTCAAGAACCAAATagattaaactaaaattaaaaattataaggTCAAATGGTCATATAATTTAGAGTCGGTTCAATTTTAGTTATTGTGCtttcaaatgtctaattttaatacatatattttcaataaatctaaaatttagtccattaaaattaatttatatagaAATCGACTAAATAACAatgataataattttcatgtaaacCATTACAATatgaataataatttaaatgcaAAAAGAAATCAGTTGATTGATAATTTCACTCTAAAAAGTTGCATCTTTTTGTCTACCAAAACTCAAAAGATAGTAAAAGTGAAAAGTATCACATGACACAAATGATATGTATTGGAAATTTGCAACCAAGAGAAAACTCGACTCTCGTGACCTCGCGGGATGCACGTGATCTGCTTTAGCTAAAAGCGAGCTCCCATTTCAAAACAAATTCATATGACGTCTCATATATCATCCCTTTCTTCTTCCCTCGTTTTACTTTTGAttcttctttcttatttcttagagagattttttaaggaaaatctAGTAAGTATGTCGCGGTTTATCATTGATTATTTGATAGATAATTACATTTTGTTAtgagttttattatttaaaataattatttatttcttattccttttcttattttattttcgtATTTCATATCATCACAAATTTAACAATTAGCATATCATATTTAATAAATACAGGTTGTATTCAATCAATTATCTAAACTAGTACGCTAACAATTGAAATTTATGTAACGATTTAACCTCatgtattttaatatataaagtcTTCAGAATTTGTAGAAATGTTATCCAACTCGTAAAAGATttgatcaaaataaataaaatattaaaagttcaaatactaaataagacaaaataaaatattaaaaggcCTAAAATATTACTTCCATAAACGAAAATGGATCAAAATGTGATTTTAACTCAATTCCACGAACTTCCAGAGAGTGTAAATATTTGATCTAAATGTTACTTCAATTTGGttcgatttgattttttttacttCAAGAATGATCAATCGGTTCCAACATACACatatcattttattagagagggGCTTTTCTTTCGGTATATTCCAACAAATTTTCCATATCTTGGGGACATAAATTACAAAGATTCTCCTCTTTTCTTTTCCATAGCTACATCAAACTAAAACCAGAGAGCTACAGAAAATgcatagcatttttttttttttttttttttttttttttttttttttttataaaaaaaaccacCTTATTGAACCTATTCATCAACTATGGAGTATACAACAACactataatataataaaatgaaccttctccttttcttttcttctaatgcATGAGAGCAACAGCAGCCTCTTGAACTAAAGGTTGAGTAACATGAACAAAATGCTCAGCTTCCCTCTCCACCTGCTCCCAACACTTATCTGGGTTCTTCCcttccttcatcttcttcacaaatgccacaaatcttctccaattctcaGCCTCAAACAAGTTAGGATTCATTCTCAGATATGTGAAGGCACACATCTCAGTCTCCTCTGACTCCCCTTCGCCAATGAAAGATGAAGCTTGCAGGATCTGTTCGTGGGCGAATTCATCGTAGCGAGGCAGAGCATTTTCACCTGCAAGAGGGACTTGGGCTTTGTGGGTGGCTTGAGCCACTTGCCGGACCAGCTTCTCGGGGGCACAGAGGGCATCTTGTGGTTGCTCATGGTCACGCATCTCAATGCAGGTGAAGTTGAAGATGGCACCATGGCGAGCTAGCATTCGAGCAATTGGGAGATATCCATCACGGTACCATGTGTTGTAGTAGCCTGCTGTGAGCTCTGGGGCATGTGAGCGGTGGCCATAATGCCAATGGATTCCAGCGATCTTCACTGATATCTTGACGCCGGTGTCCTCGAATGTTGAAGTGGCTGCTGTGAGGATTCTCTCGCCATGGTCTAACAGCATTTGGGAGTACCAGGTGAGGAAGAATTCGCCGTAAGTTGAGTTCCAGCCACCACCATCTTTTCGGAAGAATGTGCTGTCTTCTGGCCAATTGTTGTAGCTTCCAGCATCTGTTGGGCCCGTGCTGCCCCATTCAGGTTTACCATTAGCTTCAGCAGCAGCTTTTAGACTACTCAGCATGTACTGCACATACCATTACAAAATTAACCAAACAGTTATCCACAAAACTCAAGAAGTAACTATCAGTATTGACTGGAAAACATTGAACAATATTTTACATGTTAAATATCTAATAACCAAATCAAATTGGCTAAACATTAACTATCTCGTACATATTATGAAGAGGGCACGAAGTTAAAGCTACCTTATCAAAGCATTGGAAAGCTCCGATCCCTGGAAATTTCCATGTCCCATTTTGCTCAGGGTAGGATGGATAACGGAGCTCACCAGCTGGGCCCATTCCCACTTGGATTTCCTAAAGCAAAACAACAAAACCCAGACAGTTCAGCTTATAATTCACATCAGTTAAGAAAGAGATTTCATATGAAGAGGCTGCAGACAAAGCAAATGGAAACAAACGAGTCGAGGGTTTTACCACAATGGTGTCACCAAGCAGGTGCTTGAAATTGTCCTTGAAGGCACGCATGAAGTCTGCATAACACTGGACAGGCGTCCGGCCTTTAAGAACAGGAAGGTTGTCACATCCCAATGATATGTATTCATAATTCCTTCTCCCCCATTGATCAGTGTACGCAAGGTCTGGATCTTTATCCACCTCCTCCACTACCCATTTAGGTAAAGGAATTCTGCACCCAAATAAGAATAACACCATATCATCTCCAAACCTTACCCAGAATTAGCACTGTAGAAATTAAACACAAGTGTGACCAAGTTCCCAGATAAGGAGCAGTGATTTCCTAGTTTAATCATACACAATCCAATGAGCTACATATATGTTCTAATCCAATGAGCTAATATATGTTCTACACCTAGCAAGTTCTAAATTATTTGTCACATCTAACATTCTCCAGTTACATCATTTCCTTCCCATTTGAGATATACTGAATTATGAACTTACACTAGAGAATAATTAAGCCCTAATGCTTCCTCCAAAATGGCATAAACTTCATCGTTACCTCTATTGAGTGCTCTAATTCTTAGTCTCAATTTCTAACTTTAAAATACATCAACTAAAGGGAAAGTGTACAGTAAAAGAACTAGAATAAAATCAGATATGAACATTGAATAATAACAGGATCCACGAAAGTTCAATCTTCAGGTTCAAGGGTGATTGATCAACGTAACCAGTTTGACAAGCAATTCCTCTCCAAAAATACTTGAACGAAtcttgaaaagaaaacaaagatgGAAAAAGGGTAAAGGCGCTTACGTGACAGAGTCACCAACGTTTCCGCCACATTGATGAAAGGACATGACGGCTTGGACTTTGA
This window contains:
- the LOC120084783 gene encoding beta-amylase 1, chloroplastic-like, with product MALSITHQIGALAGTPVTSEICNSSAGEATAAVNTAVLRKSPASPLRCRVQRTEGVDALSPPLSPCRSPVLGGIRPDLSVACQAFATEVAAPTEVREYKEGGEKGKGKGVPVYVMMPLDSVTMGNTVNRRKAMNASLQALKRAGVEGIMMDVWWGLVERDSPGSYNWGGYTELLDMAKKHGLKVQAVMSFHQCGGNVGDSVTIPLPKWVVEEVDKDPDLAYTDQWGRRNYEYISLGCDNLPVLKGRTPVQCYADFMRAFKDNFKHLLGDTIVEIQVGMGPAGELRYPSYPEQNGTWKFPGIGAFQCFDKYMLSSLKAAAEANGKPEWGSTGPTDAGSYNNWPEDSTFFRKDGGGWNSTYGEFFLTWYSQMLLDHGERILTAATSTFEDTGVKISVKIAGIHWHYGHRSHAPELTAGYYNTWYRDGYLPIARMLARHGAIFNFTCIEMRDHEQPQDALCAPEKLVRQVAQATHKAQVPLAGENALPRYDEFAHEQILQASSFIGEGESEETEMCAFTYLRMNPNLFEAENWRRFVAFVKKMKEGKNPDKCWEQVEREAEHFVHVTQPLVQEAAVALMH